In the Candidatus Electrothrix sp. GW3-4 genome, one interval contains:
- a CDS encoding thiamine biosynthesis protein, producing the protein MQDVTAIGLFSGGLDSILACRVIAEQGIRVWALKFVTPFFDHDLLDREEAYQQEVKEKYGLDVELVDLSAGYIELLRNPSHGFGKNFNPCIDCKIMMLRKAKELMKKYGASFLITGEVLGQRPMSQRRDTLNLIERDAECRDILIRPLSAQLMNPSLPEQQGLVDRERLYTFSGRGRKPQIALARELGITDFPAPAGGCVLTDPNLAARIRRFYEGLFLIGKEEITTSDIQLLLLGRQFRLPGGHWLVLGRNEQENDRLQELCEQDDWLLYMPERPGPAALLRRGCTLISHSEEREKILGAVTGLVIRYGRKIQGKFPPGEVFFQEGEVQHMLQAKVLADEVFQEWIV; encoded by the coding sequence ATGCAAGACGTTACAGCTATTGGCCTTTTCTCCGGCGGTCTGGACTCCATCCTTGCCTGCCGGGTTATTGCCGAGCAGGGCATCCGGGTTTGGGCCTTAAAATTTGTCACTCCTTTTTTTGATCACGATTTACTGGACCGGGAAGAGGCCTATCAGCAGGAGGTCAAAGAAAAATATGGCCTGGATGTGGAACTGGTTGACTTGAGTGCAGGCTATATTGAGCTGCTACGCAACCCCTCACACGGGTTTGGCAAGAATTTCAATCCCTGCATTGATTGCAAGATTATGATGCTCCGCAAGGCCAAGGAGTTGATGAAAAAATACGGGGCCTCGTTTCTCATCACTGGCGAGGTCCTGGGCCAACGCCCCATGTCACAGCGACGAGATACCCTTAACCTGATTGAGCGGGATGCCGAGTGTCGCGATATCCTCATCCGTCCCTTATCGGCCCAGCTGATGAATCCCAGTCTGCCGGAGCAGCAAGGCCTGGTGGATCGTGAGCGCTTGTATACATTTTCTGGTCGAGGACGGAAGCCGCAGATCGCCTTGGCCCGTGAACTGGGCATTACTGATTTTCCTGCGCCAGCTGGTGGCTGTGTGCTCACAGATCCGAATCTTGCGGCCCGAATCCGTCGTTTTTATGAGGGGCTTTTTTTGATCGGCAAGGAGGAAATCACCACCTCGGATATCCAGCTCCTCCTGCTGGGGCGTCAGTTTCGTCTGCCTGGCGGGCATTGGCTGGTCCTGGGCAGGAATGAACAGGAGAATGATCGTCTGCAGGAACTCTGCGAGCAAGATGATTGGCTGCTCTATATGCCGGAACGCCCAGGGCCTGCGGCCTTGCTCCGCCGGGGCTGCACCCTGATTTCTCATTCAGAGGAGCGCGAAAAAATACTTGGTGCGGTGACAGGGCTGGTTATTCGATACGGAAGAAAGATACAGGGAAAATTTCCACCGGGTGAGGTGTTTTTTCAGGAAGGGGAAGTACAACATATGCTACAGGCTAAGGTCCTTGCTGATGAGGTCTTTCAGGAGTGGATTGTCTGA
- a CDS encoding class I SAM-dependent methyltransferase yields MNRQGIWDFWAKYYDRLLLQRVSLQPTRALVCKKILAVMKKKETTQETSPVEILDMGCGTGQLYGDLVQTLGEGNFHYLGVDPSGGMLEQAVEKFPEASFFQSDVMDVIPDQEAFDLIVCSHSFPYYPDGQGALQKMASMLKPGGHLLLSQACTNNIYDAIMLKLTGLTTSTAVYRSSQQMTELGSVPFRELKMFRISEKFFVPSLWLFQWVK; encoded by the coding sequence ATGAACCGACAAGGTATTTGGGATTTTTGGGCAAAATATTATGATCGTCTCTTGTTGCAACGGGTTTCTCTGCAACCCACCCGGGCCTTAGTCTGTAAAAAAATTTTGGCTGTTATGAAAAAAAAGGAGACAACTCAAGAAACATCCCCTGTGGAGATCCTTGACATGGGTTGCGGAACCGGTCAGCTGTATGGAGATCTCGTCCAGACCTTAGGAGAAGGGAATTTTCACTACCTTGGCGTTGACCCCTCTGGGGGAATGCTGGAGCAGGCTGTGGAAAAATTTCCTGAAGCATCCTTTTTCCAAAGTGATGTCATGGACGTTATACCTGATCAAGAAGCCTTTGACCTGATCGTGTGCAGCCACTCTTTCCCGTATTATCCTGACGGGCAAGGTGCCCTGCAAAAAATGGCCAGCATGCTCAAGCCGGGTGGACACTTGCTTCTTTCCCAGGCCTGCACCAATAATATATATGATGCCATCATGCTTAAGCTAACCGGCCTGACCACCTCAACGGCTGTCTATCGATCCTCGCAACAGATGACAGAGCTAGGGAGCGTCCCCTTTCGCGAATTGAAGATGTTTCGGATTTCAGAAAAGTTTTTCGTACCCTCGCTGTGGCTCTTTCAGTGGGTGAAATAA
- a CDS encoding radical SAM protein: protein MFSGKTARILLVRPQYNTGLSRFASISTEPLELEYLATAVTEQGHHYRVWDSQFDGSFARVCRSYQPDMVVITGYYPARDEMLASARRARQICPETIIIVGGVHAELNQENFYYPAVNLIVYSGGALTFQEILAKERADWPNLAGISWQDEQGRWQKNPRASFNPKNLPLPDRSYFTKHKERFTWLYHGPTALVKTGFGCPYNCSFCYCRLLNNGTYQARDVEDVVTEIEKIDCPVIWLIDDTFLLDIQRLRCFAAELVRQKIKRKFILYGRADFISEHPEVLPMLQEMGVIEVIVGLEAIDDKGLREFNKQVNAKQNRRCVSLLRQYDIGCVGLFIMDQQARAADFRRLDCWIQEVGLTTYTISVFSPFPGTEEYPSLVDQLLTTDCRKWDLLHLVLPTSHLTRLGFMGRIWWLHCKLLWRNRKLRRHLLTTALTYWKKE, encoded by the coding sequence ATGTTTTCCGGTAAGACCGCCCGGATCCTGCTGGTACGTCCCCAATATAACACTGGCCTGAGCCGATTTGCCTCCATCAGCACGGAGCCGCTGGAGCTTGAATATTTGGCCACAGCAGTGACGGAGCAAGGGCATCATTATCGGGTCTGGGATAGCCAGTTTGATGGTTCCTTTGCCCGAGTGTGCAGATCCTATCAGCCAGATATGGTGGTTATTACCGGCTATTATCCGGCCCGTGATGAAATGCTGGCCTCTGCCCGCAGGGCAAGGCAGATCTGTCCGGAAACGATTATTATCGTCGGTGGGGTACATGCCGAACTCAATCAGGAAAATTTCTATTATCCTGCGGTAAATCTTATCGTTTATTCAGGTGGAGCATTGACCTTTCAGGAAATCCTTGCTAAGGAACGAGCTGATTGGCCAAACCTTGCTGGTATATCATGGCAGGATGAGCAAGGCCGATGGCAAAAAAATCCAAGGGCTAGCTTTAACCCTAAAAATCTTCCCCTGCCGGATCGCAGCTATTTTACCAAACATAAAGAGCGGTTCACCTGGCTCTACCACGGTCCAACAGCTCTGGTCAAGACAGGCTTTGGTTGTCCCTATAACTGCTCTTTCTGTTACTGCCGCCTGCTCAACAACGGAACCTACCAAGCACGGGATGTGGAAGATGTGGTTACGGAAATCGAAAAAATCGACTGTCCGGTTATATGGCTGATTGACGATACCTTTCTCCTTGATATCCAGCGGCTGCGTTGTTTTGCTGCTGAGCTCGTTCGCCAGAAAATAAAGCGAAAATTTATTCTTTACGGGCGGGCTGATTTTATCAGCGAACACCCTGAAGTACTGCCCATGCTCCAGGAGATGGGAGTCATTGAGGTTATTGTTGGCTTGGAAGCTATTGACGACAAGGGCCTTCGGGAGTTTAATAAACAGGTTAACGCGAAGCAGAATCGACGCTGCGTGTCCCTGCTCAGACAATATGATATCGGCTGTGTGGGCCTGTTTATCATGGATCAACAGGCAAGGGCTGCAGATTTTCGTAGGCTCGATTGCTGGATACAAGAGGTTGGATTAACGACGTACACGATTTCCGTGTTCAGCCCCTTTCCTGGTACTGAGGAGTACCCTTCCCTGGTCGATCAACTCCTCACCACCGACTGCCGAAAATGGGATCTCCTGCACCTGGTGCTGCCAACGAGCCACCTCACCCGCCTCGGATTTATGGGGAGGATCTGGTGGCTCCACTGCAAACTGCTCTGGCGTAACCGCAAACTGCGTCGGCACCTGCTGACCACGGCTTTGACATATTGGAAAAAAGAATGA
- a CDS encoding YaiI/YqxD family protein: protein MKIWVDADACPVVIKEVLYKAAERTQIQLILVANTSFRIPRSPLIHFIHVRKGLDIADNEIANNVEQDDLVITADIPLAARVVEKGGLALNPRGEVYTEENIRERLSTRDFLDDLRSSGIETGGPAAFNARDKQTFANRLDQILTRYKNKA, encoded by the coding sequence ATGAAAATATGGGTAGATGCCGACGCATGTCCTGTTGTCATTAAAGAAGTGTTGTACAAGGCAGCAGAACGAACACAAATCCAACTGATCTTGGTGGCGAACACCTCTTTTCGGATACCTCGATCCCCATTAATTCATTTCATTCATGTCCGCAAGGGGTTGGATATCGCAGATAATGAAATAGCCAACAACGTTGAGCAAGACGATCTCGTCATTACAGCGGATATCCCCTTAGCTGCCCGAGTTGTGGAAAAAGGAGGACTTGCGCTCAATCCCAGGGGGGAGGTCTATACGGAAGAAAATATACGGGAGAGGTTAAGCACGAGAGATTTCTTAGATGATTTACGATCCAGCGGCATAGAAACCGGTGGCCCAGCTGCATTCAATGCCCGTGACAAACAGACCTTTGCAAACAGGTTAGACCAAATTCTAACAAGATACAAAAACAAGGCATGA
- the recN gene encoding DNA repair protein RecN, with protein MLQELRVNNLALINRLDLDFSETGTGLIAFTGETGAGKSIILQAVHLLTGGRASASWVRNDCDQAVTEAQFGISGREDILSLLQEHGLENGDDEEDCILRRIVSSKGRSRIFINDRLATTKLVHALAESLVNIASQHDQQLLLKSNSHIDFLDSYGELWQQREQYRQVYSRWQKIARQLRELQEQEQDKEQRRDFLRFQLKEIRETAPLPDEDEQLIKERDLLKSSTILVELIGKSHYQLQDQVTPLLTELRKNMEHAAALDPALKELAQQSSSLSFEVEALEGNLHSYLDGIPKNQGRVDQISSRLAQLRQLQRKYGTTLEEVIAFAGQVEQELHSLDHLDEQIAALEKELETIGSELHKKAEVLSLDRLRVGEQLTAAMQAELSSLSFQQALFEVSVKSSDPGDASTLSATGGDTVSFLFSANPGEPPKPLTEVVSGGELSRLMLAMKCLLARRDKVDTVIFDEIDAGIGGEAAEAVARKIDELASHHQVFCITHLPQIAAYADAHFLVEKQVDANRTFTTIRPLSHDERVNELARMLGGDNPSEQTLIFAKELVEGRADKIKP; from the coding sequence ATGCTCCAAGAATTACGCGTCAATAATCTGGCCCTGATTAACAGGCTGGATCTGGATTTTTCCGAAACCGGCACCGGTTTAATCGCCTTTACCGGTGAAACCGGAGCAGGCAAGTCTATCATTTTGCAGGCTGTGCATCTGCTCACCGGCGGGCGGGCCTCAGCCTCCTGGGTACGCAATGATTGCGATCAGGCCGTGACAGAGGCCCAGTTCGGCATCAGCGGTCGGGAGGATATCCTGTCTCTCTTGCAGGAACATGGGCTGGAGAATGGAGACGACGAGGAAGACTGTATCCTCCGCCGGATCGTCAGCAGCAAGGGAAGGAGCCGGATTTTTATCAATGATCGGCTCGCCACGACCAAGCTGGTTCATGCCTTGGCAGAGAGCTTGGTCAATATCGCCAGTCAGCACGATCAGCAGCTCCTGCTCAAGAGCAATAGCCATATTGACTTCCTGGACAGCTATGGCGAACTCTGGCAGCAGCGCGAGCAATACCGGCAGGTCTATAGCCGCTGGCAAAAAATCGCCCGACAGCTCCGTGAACTCCAGGAGCAGGAACAGGACAAGGAGCAACGTCGCGATTTTCTCAGGTTTCAGCTCAAAGAGATCCGGGAGACAGCCCCCTTGCCGGATGAGGATGAACAACTGATTAAGGAACGAGACCTGCTTAAATCCTCAACCATCTTGGTTGAATTAATAGGCAAGAGCCATTATCAGCTCCAGGATCAAGTGACTCCTCTACTGACAGAGCTCCGAAAAAATATGGAGCACGCTGCTGCCCTTGATCCTGCCCTCAAGGAGCTGGCTCAACAGAGCAGCTCTCTTTCCTTTGAAGTAGAGGCCCTGGAAGGAAACCTCCATAGTTATCTGGATGGCATCCCAAAAAATCAGGGGAGGGTGGATCAGATTAGCTCTCGCCTGGCCCAGCTTCGTCAGTTGCAGCGTAAATACGGTACGACCTTGGAAGAGGTGATTGCCTTTGCCGGGCAGGTAGAACAGGAGCTGCACTCCCTGGATCATCTGGATGAACAGATTGCAGCCCTTGAAAAAGAGTTGGAGACCATCGGTTCTGAGCTGCACAAGAAAGCAGAGGTCCTTTCCCTGGATAGGTTGCGGGTTGGCGAACAGCTGACCGCAGCAATGCAGGCGGAGTTGAGTTCGTTAAGTTTTCAGCAGGCCCTGTTTGAGGTCTCGGTGAAAAGCAGCGACCCCGGCGATGCCTCAACGTTGTCAGCAACCGGCGGAGATACGGTTTCCTTTCTCTTTTCTGCCAATCCTGGTGAACCACCCAAACCCCTCACCGAGGTGGTGTCTGGTGGTGAGCTGTCCCGGCTCATGTTGGCCATGAAATGTCTGCTCGCCCGCCGGGACAAGGTGGACACTGTCATTTTTGATGAGATTGATGCGGGAATTGGCGGTGAGGCGGCTGAGGCTGTGGCCCGCAAGATTGACGAGCTGGCCAGCCATCACCAGGTCTTCTGCATCACCCATCTCCCCCAGATTGCCGCCTATGCTGATGCCCATTTCCTAGTGGAAAAGCAGGTCGATGCTAACCGGACCTTTACCACGATTCGCCCCCTTAGCCATGACGAGCGCGTGAACGAGCTGGCCCGCATGCTGGGTGGGGATAATCCCAGCGAACAAACCCTGATCTTTGCCAAGGAGCTGGTAGAAGGGCGGGCAGATAAAATAAAACCATAA
- a CDS encoding cupin domain-containing protein — protein MTHEMTVKKLAEIAAYQEGSVVSSTIINKLTGTVTLFAFDKDQGLSEHTAAYDALVQVLEGEAEITVSGKPFQLGQGEMLIMPANEPHALRAVTRFKMMLTMIKS, from the coding sequence ATGACGCACGAAATGACGGTGAAAAAACTGGCAGAGATAGCAGCGTATCAGGAAGGATCGGTGGTCAGCTCGACGATCATCAATAAACTGACCGGCACGGTTACCCTGTTCGCCTTTGATAAAGATCAGGGCCTGAGTGAGCATACAGCTGCCTATGATGCCTTGGTGCAGGTTCTTGAGGGCGAGGCAGAGATCACGGTTTCAGGGAAGCCATTTCAGTTGGGACAGGGCGAGATGCTGATTATGCCTGCAAACGAACCGCATGCTTTGCGGGCTGTTACCCGCTTTAAGATGATGCTGACCATGATTAAGTCGTAG